The Malus sylvestris chromosome 3, drMalSylv7.2, whole genome shotgun sequence genomic sequence TTCAGGTGTCCGTACAAGAACACCATGCCCTAGATTGAGAATGTGTCCCCTTGGCCCTGCAGACCTCACCACCCTGAAAATATTGCGTTAATTTCAGAATTATATACAATTCAGAACTGAAACCAAACCACAAAAGATCAAAACACTAAAATACCTTTGACGATCCATATAGAATAAAGTAGAAGTTAACAATCATTCGAAgaaacttttatttaattgaaCATCTGAGCCAGTAAATGTTTAAGGTAAGGATTAAATTCCAACCGGTTCCCAAGTGCTAAgctagttttttttctttctttttagttttaggtGGGCCTACGGACTCCCTGCCATGCCCCTCCCCTTTCCTCTTACTAGCACAAGCGTGATATACTACCCAAATGTTAGTTTTAGACATAGAAGTTGGAGAATCCAATCTGGTACAAATTTAGGCAATTGGCTACAACTGATCTCACTACCCATTTGTTTTCTACCATCATATAAACCAATGTTCCACACATAACCAAGTTCATATTGAGGTAAAGTTTTGAATAAAATTAGTTGCAGGTTTTGAGATGTTCCCATAACAAACCTTTGAATTTCTTCAGTCAAGGAAGGAAGAGGAGAAAATAGGTAAGCAGGATCCACATTTCCCTGTACACTGATCTCACTACCCAACCGTTTTCTACCATCAGCTATGTCTACCGTCCAATCGAGCCCAATCACGTCTACACCAGTTCCCTTCATGCGCTCAAGAATGCCACCATTCCCATTAATGTAGAGAACAAGTGGTGTTTTAGGGCATCTTTTCCTTACTGAAGTCACGATCTGCAATTTAAGAACAGTAACGTGTGagcagaaggaaaaggaagCAACTTATACGTACCTATAAAGAAAATCACACGTGCAATTTCCATATGCACCTGTGTGAAATATATATGTGACACTTAATAACGTGTGTCCCTATCCCTATGCATATGTCTCCTCCCTCACCTCTTGAATATAAGGCTTCGACCAGCTATCCCACATGGCTGGTGGTAGTTGCCCACCCCATGAATCAAATATTTGTATGCAATGTGCCCCTGCTTCTACTTGGAAAACAATATAGTCTGATATTGCCTGAGTCAAATGAGAAAGAAGAGCCCTCAATACATGTGGTGATGTATGGCACATGCTCTTTATTTTTGTATACGTGGAAGTTGAACCCCCTTCTACTATGTATGTAGCAATTGTCCAAGGTGCCCCTACGAAACCCAAAACAGCAGCATGCCCACCAACCTGAATGAAAGAAATAACTGAGAGAAGTATGTGTACGAACATTGAAAATATAAGAAGACATGTAATGATCATTCACAATCTAATAAAGTCGATCTTCTTTTTCAAGCATGTAATAAGTGTCTAATAACTACCTCCTGCCGCAGTATCTTTAAGGATTCCCCCACAAAGTGTAGTTTGTCCAAGTCAATCGGATGCAAGGTCTTCAAGCCCTCTTCAGAAACAATGGGTGACTGAATAACAGGACCCCTGACGTCTTCTATGTCAAAGGGAACACCAAATGCAGGTAGAGGCGTGAGTATGTCAGAGAAAATAATCACTCCATCAGGACGGAAAGCTTCCCAAGGCTGCAAAGAAATTTCCACAATGAGGTCAGTTGTCTCTGACCTCTCTCTGAATGATGGATATTTCTCTGCAAGCTTTCTGTAAACAGCCATATACCTTCCTGCTTGGCGCATCATCCATGCTGGAGGCCGACTTACAGGATCTCCTCTTGCAGCCTTAACCAAGAGTGGATCTGGGAGCAGGAAGTGGGGagtttaaaaacaaaaccaaaaatgaAAACTTTTATATAACAATGAAACCACATCTTCAGAGAAGAGTTCCTAAAATTAAACATCAAACGAGAGAAAATATTAGAGGACACGGCTCAACATTATTTGTTGCAAGTATTAATCTGCATTAGCATTTATAAGAAGTAATGATCAAAGAATATGGTCTTGTGTCAATTCAAACTATTAGCACACTAATATACATATCTTTAACGGGTTAAACTTCCACTCAACCTAATGGtatgatgaaattttttatcacaGCCCAGCACAGCAGAGTTGCTCTCTATAGTTCATGGAGCATAAAGTAAAAACAGAATTCATTGACGTATTACTTACCAACTACGTTTTTTCAGAAACCTATAACATTTCATACATTTGAGTATAGTTCGACACCAAATGTAACAATGCACACTCAGACAAAACAAAAATGCGCCAAAGCCCTCCAGTGCTATAACAGCACTTCTAGGGCAGCTTCAATATCGATGGACTTTTCTTTTCGCCATGTTACAGGGATAGTCTTAGAGCTCTCACAACATCACAGATGCATGACCAAGAGTGTCTTCAACAACCTTTTCTCTGATCCTTTCATCAGTCGGTCCTAAATCGACCCTCTGGAGATTCTATTCTTTTAAACTCATCTTCTTTTTCGGTATCAACACACATTTATAACTTCATATGTCGAACACAAAACACCTTACATCTTCGATGACAAAATAGAAGCAACTAATCAGAATCTGGGTACTGAGAATTGaattactcttttttttcttatagtcCCAAAGGAGATTACTCATTGACCcacaaagaaaaccaaaaatcaACAATAACCCATatcaaataatatataaaagatCCCAAAAAACCAACCAAACAATTAgactttaaaattaaaaaaaaaaagaacatatATTTGCAaagtttgggggggggggggggaagaagcATACCAGAGGAGGAAGAGCATGTTACAGAAACCTTTCTGTGGGGGCCTTTTCTTTTGGAAGGAACCGAGAGTCCAGTGAGAGCAGTAGAAGTAGAAGTTGCCCCTGACAGCACGAACAAGCTCGATGACTTCCATCCCAGAGAGCTGTTCACACTGCAAATACCAAATTTCAGTTTTAAGGATTCCCCAAGTGGCCCAAATGCCAAATTTAAAGTCAGAATTGAAGTTCAAGAAgcaatggagagagagagattgcctGGCCGGAGCGGATAAACCCATTTCGCATAGatggggagggagagagagagagatggagagacaGGGACAACGGTAAAGTGGACGATTTTTATTACATTgggatggagagagagagagagagagagatggagagagacaGGGACAACGGTAAAGTGGACGATTTTTATTACATTGGGCTCTGCCATGGAGGCCCTGTTTGACCAATAAAATTACAGGAAGGCCCAAGATAAAAGTAAAACATGAGCTAAGACGAGTCCCCTTGTTTTGACCTGCGTGATTTGCTTTCAAGATTTTGGCAATGCGAGTTTTGACATATCTACAAAGAAAAGAATTTTGTGACGAATAATTTAGCGATCTGTAATATTGATTTAGACTtaagtaatttttattttgattcttcttcttcgtgTTCAGTTAGTTTTATTCGTGAAAATCAACTTAAGATGTCCTGgtctaaatttattattatgtaAGTTTGTTTGGGCTCTTGCTTTTAGCctcgtttttcaaccaaaaagaaaaccttTTGAATAGAGAAATTTTTGAAATTGTGATCCAAAAAGGTGTTTTAAATTGTGGTTCACCTTCATATGGTAACACTAATTTTATGTATCCATATTCCACATTCATATGCACTCTAGTTAAGAGTTGAGTTAAAATATCGCATGTGTATTCAAAAAATACAAACGTGGTCATCGATTTCGGAATGCTATAATATTTTAACTAGATCGTTCTCTCACGTGCCTTTGTGACAAAAACAGCCTCGTAATTTTTCTCATATATGTTCGATATTTTTTAGCACTGGTTTGAAGTTCACAGACAGATTTGATTTGTTCCGATACAGAACATAAGCTTTCTTGTGGTTGAAGGTAAGTATAGAAGTTAAAGGATGTATAATATCGTTGAACACCGTGGGTTACGACACGAAACTGCAGGCCAGATCAACCCGGCAAGACGATCGGAGGATCGCTTACCGTGGAGGGAGTTTGCATTAACGAAACAAGCGGCGCACAGGCTAAGCTATTGTCAGcgtttaaaaatgttgttgaaTACCTTAATTTCTACATCTGTAACGGGAGAAATCTATGGCGCGAATTCGTATGGCATGCATTTGCATCTTGAATGTTCATTTTTCCGTACGAGGATATGGAATAATGCACAGTTAGATCCGTTCCTGTGCCATACGAATTCACACCATAGAAATCAGTGGTTCTCACTTTCCAGCATAAACGTCGATTATATTGACACATCCACAAAAGATAAGATTGAGTACAACATACATTTTTATTTAAGGTACCAACAAACAGGAACCCTCCTTAAAATTTACGGGAGGAGTCCTTTTCTGTATCACATGAAGATGCATCGATACGAGTAAGCTAGGCACCATCGTTGTTCTCAAGTAAATCGGGGACCAGGAGAGTTCCTTTGAGCACCCAAAGGCCGGAGTCTGCTTAAGCCAAAATCCACATTAGACTCTGGTTTTTTTGTGCACGTAAACCCCACCTTATCGTAGAGTATGGTGTCATCTGAGCTGCTTATGTTTCTGAAGTAACAGGATTTGCCACCATCGAATCTATACACTTGCTGTGTGCTCCCCAGTCCTCTAACTACGGAACTGTTTTTTATAATGATAGTACCCTCGGCATTCTGCAGATTGCTGAGAGAGCTGTTGGAGAATCGGGAACCAGCACTTGCAGACTTCTTCTCGATAAATCCCAGTTCGACATTTGTAATGTACTTATATGTTTCTTTTGCTTGTTCCCGGAAGTCAAtgtacaagtaaagaggaaattttttgtttgatgACATTGAGTGGATAATGGAGGATGACAGCCTGATATGAACTGTATCATTGGAATGGATGGTCTGATTCACTATCTGCGTATTGCCATCATTCTTCATGACCATTGTATTACTGTAATGGAGGTCTTGAATCGCATCAGTTGTGATATTCCCATAGGAGGACTTCACCCATCCAGTTGATGACACAGACCTGCCGGCCCTTGTCAAAAATGTGCCATTTAAACCCTTGAAATCCGAAACCAATGAAACAACAAGGGGCAAGCTACTATTCTTCAAAAGCTCTCCTTCAGTTTTCGTGCTCTGCTTGTCCAACCAAAGATGCAAATTCGCATCAACGAGCCAAACATTTAAGGCATTTGTAACACTAAAACCAAACTTGTGGCTCTTCCCATCCAATATCTTCCCCATAAAGGGCGTGATTTCAATATCATAAGAAGGGAGATTGTACGAGCCAATTGCAGTAATTGGACTCCATAGGAGGGGATTGAACCCTCCAGTGAAAATCACAGTAAAAGGCCAGACTGCACCAACAACCTCACCATCTAAACTCACTACAACCTCCCTAAAAGGCCCGTTTCCAGGCGTACCGCTAAGATTATTTGCAGCAATGTACTCATTCGGAGGATTTGAATACCAAAACTCATCATTCTCATGAAATGAAACATACACCTCCAACACAGCCTTATAAGCATTCTGTGGAATCTTAAATTCCTTCAACTGTGTATCGGTCGAATTCTGGATTTCAAACCACAACCCATCATTGAAAGGCAGATTTCTCGAAATGGGCAAGATCAAATCCGCCCAAGGATGGTACCCAGAATCCAAATTTCCCAAATTTTGCTCATAGTTATAATTCAAATTCTTCTCAGCAGGGTAAAAATGGATGCTAATATTCACATGGTAAATCCCAGTATATCTTTCATTTACCAAATTCCCAAGATAAACAGCTAGCGTTTGATTGTTCTGAAGCAAAGAATAGTACCTTGTGATGTCCTTCTTGACACTCCAAACAATCCCATTCTGCGTTGGCTCAGCCGTGCAGCCCCTGAGAAGCTCAATGCCGCCGAGCCAAACCCCGAAAATCCGATCAAATTGCGTCCCTTTGCAGGTGGCTTTCCACTCGAGCACAATTTTGGAAAATGAATGAGATGGGCAGTAGGAGGGAGGGGTGTAGTTAGCAAAGACTGGAGGTTTGCCGTATGTGTACCCGAAGTCGTGCTGGAGAACGTGCTGGGTGCAGGGCTTGGTTTTGGGGAGTTCTATGGGTTTGGTTATTTCGAAGTAGAGAGTTGGTGCGGCAGCGTTTTGTGGGGTGGGTTGGGAGAGGAGCTCCGATCTGAGAAGGTTAATTTTGTGGACATTGGCGGCGGAAAAGAGTGgttggtggaggaggaggaggaggaggagggccaACGGAGAGGCCATGAGTGACTCACCGGTGGTTGAGCTGTCTCTTGTTTTGGCGggttttactttgttttggcgctattatttatatgtatttatttgtttgtattttattaAGTTTCTTGGAGTAGAAAACAATGGTGAGTTGGTGATTCTATAAACTGAATTAAATAATTTCTTAAATGTACTATTTAAATTCCATCTACAAAAAATAAGGGCGGAATTAGAATCCTTGATTCTGATTCGATTCGTTCGAAAATCATccctttttaattgaaaaatcaaatttaatttttcatttacaTAAAGTCTTTGGAATTAGTAAGTCCTTCGAGCGATGCTACCAATATATCTAACTAATGAGTGTGGTACCGATATATTTAACACACACTAGTCTAGCAGTAGTGTTTAGTGTTATTGAAATCAAACTCATAATGGGTGATTCTTACATATAATTATCATACTCACAATATGGTAAGAACAACATTTTTTGTCGGTAAATTGGACATTCACTAATTTTCATATgcgtaaaaataaaaaaacattatgtAAATGGAGAAACAAAAGTGTAAAACAATCGAAGGCGATTTGATTGATGAGATGATAGCTCCACCAGAAGCAAAAGTTTAAAACAATATGACAGACCAAACCAAATTGCACGCAACATTGTAAGGGTAGTTCATCAACATTTTCAGTCTTAACGTTCGGCCGGCTTGAACGAGCCGGACAACGAACTGGGAAAATACTGCCAAAACCGTGTCACGTTTCTCTAATAATATGTTTGGACGAAGGACTTTCAAGGTGTCGTTTTAAAAAGTTCTCTCTTATGAAACTTTCAAGTCAGACGTTCTAAAAACCGTGGAAAACTCTCACAATGACTAAGGAGTAGTTGAAAAAATGTACTGCGAGGCCGAGAACGGTGAGTTCGACGAATCCGTGAAGGGTGAGACCATGAATCATATTGAGATAACACAAGTTCACATGATCCAGTTTTCAGAAATCATTCAATTCCAGGTAAAACCAGAACCATTTTAATGCAGATACCTTAACTAGATTCTACAAGAgtatacataaaaataaaattgagtacAAAATACTTACATTTTTATTTGAGGTACCAACAAACACGACTACACGAGCCCTCCTTAAAATTTACCAAAGGAGTCCTTTTCTGCAGCATATGAAGATGCATCGATACGAATAAGCTAGGCACCGTCATTGTTCTCAAGTAAATCGGGGACCAGGAAAGTTACTTTGAGCACCAAAAGGCAACAGTGTGCTTAAGCCAAAATCCAAATTAGACTCCGGTTTTGTGGTGCACGTAAGCCTCACCATATCATAGAGTATGGTGTAGTTTGAGCTGCTTATGTTTCTGAAGTAACAAGATCTGGCACTATCGAATCTATACACTTGCTGTGTACTCCCCAATCCACTAGCTACCAAATTGTTTTTTACGACCATATTACCCTCGGCATTCTGCAGATTTCTGAGAGAGCTGTTGGAGAATCCTGAACCAGCACTTGCAGACTTCTTCTCAATAAATCCCAATTCGACATTTGTAACCAatgtatatgattcatttgattGTTCCAAGTAGTCACTGTACATGTAAAGAGAAAAATTTTTGCTTGATGACATTGAGTGAACAGTGGAGGATGGTGGCCTGATATGAACTGTATCATTGAAATGGATGATCTGATTCACTATCTGTGTATTACCATCATTCTTCATGACCATTGTATTACTGTAATGGAAGTCTTGAATCGCATCAGTTGTGATATTCCCATAGGAGGACTTCATCCATCCAGTCGATAACACGGACCTGCCAGCCCTTGTAAAAAATGTGCCATTTAAACCCTTGAAATCTGAAACCAATGAAACAACAAGGGGCAAGCTACTATGCTTCGAAAGCTCTCCTTCAGTTTTCGTGCTCTGCTTGTCCAACCAAAGATGCAAATTCGCATCAACATACCAAACATTCAAGGCATTTGTAACATTAAAACCAAACTTGTGGCTCTTCCCATCCAATATCTTCCCTAAAAAGGGAGTGATTTCAATATCATAAGAAGGGAGATCGAACGAGCCAATTGCAGTAATTGGTCTCCACAGGAGCGGATTGACCCCTCCAGTGAAAATCACGGTAAAAGGCCAGACTGCACCAACAACCTCACCATCTAAACTCACCACAACCTCCCTAAAAGGCCCGTTTCCAGGCGTACCGCTAAGATTGTTTGCAGCAATGTACTCATTCGGTACATTTGAATACCAAAACTCATCATTCTCATGAAATGAAACATACACCTCCAACACAGCCCTATAAGCATTCTGTGGAATCTCAAATTCCTTCAACTGCGTATCGGTCGAATTCTGGATTTCAAACCACAACCCATCATTCAAAGGCAGACTTCTCGAAATGGGTAAGATCAAATCCGCCCAAGAATGGTACCCAGAATCCAAATTTTCCGTATTTCCCAACTTTTGCAcataattaaaattcaaattcttctcAGCAGGGTAAAAATGGATGCTAATATTCACATGGTAAATCCCAGTATATGTTTTATCTACCACATTCCCAAGATAAACAGCTAGTGTTTGATTGTTCTGAAGCAAAGAATAGTACCTTGTGATGTCCTTCTCGACAATCCAAACAATCCCATTCTGCGTCGGCTCCGCCGTGCAGCTCCTgagaagctcaacgccacccaGCCAAACCCCAAAAATCCGATCAAATTGCCTCCCTTTGCAGGTGGCTTTCCACTCGAGGACGATTTTGGAAAATGATTGAGATGGGCAGTAGGAGGGAGGGGTGTAGTTAGCAAAGACTGGAGGTTTTCCGTATGTGTAGCCGAAGTCGTGCTGGAGAACGTGCTGGGTGCAGGGCTTGGTTTTGGGGAGTTCTATGGGTTTGGTTACTTCGAAGAAGAGAGTTGGTGCGGCGTCGTTTCGAGGGGTGGGCTGGGAGAGGAGCTCGGATCGGAGGAGGTTGAGTTTGTGGACATTGGCGGCAGAAAAGAGTGGTTGGtgaaggaggagggggagaaggaggaggaggaggaggagggccaACGGAGAGCCCATGAGTGACTAGCTGGTGGTCGAGCTCTGTTGCTTCGGTgggttttactttattttggtgctctatttatgtatttatttatttatttatttttctttgtttctgtttttattAAGTTTCTTGGAGTATAAAACAATGGAGAGTTTTTCTTGTTGGGAAGACAATGGTGAGTAATTGATTCTATAAActgaattaaataattttttgactgtgctatttgtttttttttgtttcaaaa encodes the following:
- the LOC126616758 gene encoding uroporphyrinogen decarboxylase 1, chloroplastic-like, which encodes MGLSAPASVNSSLGWKSSSLFVLSGATSTSTALTGLSVPSKRKGPHRKVSVTCSSSSDPLLVKAARGDPVSRPPAWMMRQAGRYMAVYRKLAEKYPSFRERSETTDLIVEISLQPWEAFRPDGVIIFSDILTPLPAFGVPFDIEDVRGPVIQSPIVSEEGLKTLHPIDLDKLHFVGESLKILRQEVGGHAAVLGFVGAPWTIATYIVEGGSTSTYTKIKSMCHTSPHVLRALLSHLTQAISDYIVFQVEAGAHCIQIFDSWGGQLPPAMWDSWSKPYIQEIVTSVRKRCPKTPLVLYINGNGGILERMKGTGVDVIGLDWTVDIADGRKRLGSEISVQGNVDPAYLFSPLPSLTEEIQRVVRSAGPRGHILNLGHGVLVRTPEEAVKHFFEVARSLNYDTFLETQTPRELVV
- the LOC126615094 gene encoding peptide-N4-(N-acetyl-beta-glucosaminyl)asparagine amidase A-like, which translates into the protein MASPLALLLLLLLHQPLFSAANVHKINLLRSELLSQPTPQNAAAPTLYFEITKPIELPKTKPCTQHVLQHDFGYTYGKPPVFANYTPPSYCPSHSFSKIVLEWKATCKGTQFDRIFGVWLGGIELLRGCTAEPTQNGIVWSVKKDITRYYSLLQNNQTLAVYLGNLVNERYTGIYHVNISIHFYPAEKNLNYNYEQNLGNLDSGYHPWADLILPISRNLPFNDGLWFEIQNSTDTQLKEFKIPQNAYKAVLEVYVSFHENDEFWYSNPPNEYIAANNLSGTPGNGPFREVVVSLDGEVVGAVWPFTVIFTGGFNPLLWSPITAIGSYNLPSYDIEITPFMGKILDGKSHKFGFSVTNALNVWLVDANLHLWLDKQSTKTEGELLKNSSLPLVVSLVSDFKGLNGTFLTRAGRSVSSTGWVKSSYGNITTDAIQDLHYSNTMVMKNDGNTQIVNQTIHSNDTVHIRLSSSIIHSMSSNKKFPLYLYIDFREQAKETYKYITNVELGFIEKKSASAGSRFSNSSLSNLQNAEGTIIIKNSSVVRGLGSTQQVYRFDGGKSCYFRNISSSDDTILYDKVGFTCTKKPESNVDFGLSRLRPLGAQRNSPGPRFT
- the LOC126615091 gene encoding peptide-N4-(N-acetyl-beta-glucosaminyl)asparagine amidase A-like, translated to MGSPLALLLLLLLLPLLLHQPLFSAANVHKLNLLRSELLSQPTPRNDAAPTLFFEVTKPIELPKTKPCTQHVLQHDFGYTYGKPPVFANYTPPSYCPSQSFSKIVLEWKATCKGRQFDRIFGVWLGGVELLRSCTAEPTQNGIVWIVEKDITRYYSLLQNNQTLAVYLGNVVDKTYTGIYHVNISIHFYPAEKNLNFNYVQKLGNTENLDSGYHSWADLILPISRSLPLNDGLWFEIQNSTDTQLKEFEIPQNAYRAVLEVYVSFHENDEFWYSNVPNEYIAANNLSGTPGNGPFREVVVSLDGEVVGAVWPFTVIFTGGVNPLLWRPITAIGSFDLPSYDIEITPFLGKILDGKSHKFGFNVTNALNVWYVDANLHLWLDKQSTKTEGELSKHSSLPLVVSLVSDFKGLNGTFFTRAGRSVLSTGWMKSSYGNITTDAIQDFHYSNTMVMKNDGNTQIVNQIIHFNDTVHIRPPSSTVHSMSSSKNFSLYMYSDYLEQSNESYTLVTNVELGFIEKKSASAGSGFSNSSLRNLQNAEGNMVVKNNLVASGLGSTQQVYRFDSARSCYFRNISSSNYTILYDMVRLTCTTKPESNLDFGLSTLLPFGAQSNFPGPRFT